Proteins from a single region of Amycolatopsis sp. CA-230715:
- a CDS encoding MFS transporter produces MSSSPPRPRAGLSLALLALAQLIFSLDLNIVFVALPDIGAELGFTGQTQQWVVSAYVVFAGGFLLFGGRAADLLGRRRVFVVALTVYALSSLAGGLAWHPVVIVAARAVQGIGGALLLPSTLSLITTLFEEGPRRNRALAVWGGAGASGLTVGALLGGVLTEAFGWPAVFFVNVPLAGLVALAALAVIPRDEAVTERRRFDLPGAFTATGGSCLLVFVLVQGPEIGWTAPSIVVSAALAVVFLVSFAMIESRSADPLMPLRLFRNRSLTGGISVTFVYMATFGTLPYFLTVLLQEVHGFSALRTGLAFLVPSLAIAAGTQLGERLTTGFGTRATLAGGFALGVAGTVALALGFDGERGFGALVPGLIVSGIGQGITWTAMWIAAAAGVAPGEQGVASGMASTTLNIGNAIGLAVLIAIANAGVGTARAPGPVEDGAFVAVLVSAAGMALGAVLALVLPKRAAVEPETVAA; encoded by the coding sequence ATGTCGTCATCACCACCGCGTCCGCGCGCCGGGCTGAGCCTCGCGCTCCTCGCGCTGGCACAGCTCATTTTTTCCCTCGACCTCAACATCGTCTTCGTGGCGTTACCGGACATCGGCGCCGAACTGGGCTTCACCGGGCAGACCCAGCAGTGGGTCGTCTCGGCCTACGTGGTGTTCGCGGGCGGGTTCCTGCTCTTCGGCGGTCGCGCCGCCGACCTGCTCGGGCGTCGCCGCGTGTTCGTCGTCGCGTTGACGGTCTACGCGCTTTCGTCGCTGGCGGGCGGACTCGCGTGGCACCCGGTGGTGATCGTCGCCGCGCGTGCGGTGCAGGGCATCGGCGGCGCGCTGCTGCTGCCTTCGACGCTGTCCCTCATCACGACCCTGTTCGAGGAAGGACCGCGGCGGAACCGGGCGCTGGCTGTGTGGGGCGGCGCCGGTGCCAGCGGTCTGACGGTCGGCGCGCTGCTCGGCGGCGTGCTCACCGAGGCGTTCGGGTGGCCCGCGGTGTTCTTCGTCAACGTGCCGCTCGCGGGGCTCGTCGCACTCGCCGCGCTGGCCGTCATCCCGCGCGACGAAGCCGTCACCGAACGGCGGCGGTTCGACCTGCCCGGCGCCTTCACCGCCACCGGCGGCTCGTGCCTGCTGGTGTTCGTCCTCGTGCAAGGACCGGAGATCGGCTGGACCGCACCGTCCATTGTGGTCAGTGCGGCGCTGGCCGTGGTGTTCCTGGTGTCGTTCGCGATGATCGAATCGCGCAGCGCCGACCCGCTGATGCCGTTGCGGCTGTTCCGGAACCGGAGCCTCACCGGCGGGATCTCGGTCACCTTCGTCTACATGGCCACCTTCGGGACGCTGCCCTACTTCCTCACCGTCCTCCTGCAGGAGGTGCACGGGTTTTCCGCGCTGCGAACGGGTTTGGCGTTCCTCGTGCCGTCACTCGCGATCGCCGCGGGCACCCAGCTGGGGGAGCGGCTGACCACCGGGTTCGGCACGCGGGCCACCCTGGCGGGCGGGTTCGCGCTCGGCGTCGCCGGTACGGTGGCGCTCGCGCTCGGGTTCGACGGCGAGCGCGGTTTCGGCGCACTGGTGCCCGGCCTGATCGTGTCCGGTATCGGACAGGGCATCACGTGGACGGCGATGTGGATCGCGGCCGCCGCGGGGGTCGCACCCGGTGAACAGGGCGTCGCGTCGGGAATGGCGTCGACGACGCTCAACATCGGAAACGCGATCGGGCTAGCGGTGCTGATCGCGATCGCCAACGCCGGGGTCGGCACCGCGCGCGCACCGGGACCGGTCGAGGACGGCGCCTTCGTCGCCGTCCTCGTCTCGGCGGCGGGCATGGCACTCGGCGCGGTGCTCGCGCTCGTGCTCCCCAAGCGCGCCGCCGTCGAACCGGAAACCGTCGCCGCGTAG
- a CDS encoding ArsR/SmtB family transcription factor, which yields MVTRHPATAEIRIEDVLSALGNPIRLNIARLLAVGGEHACGLVGTRLDTEVTKSTLTHHWRVLRDCGVIRQRPAGRENLLSLRRNDLDDRYPGLLDSILRGADAENPAVPALADTEPAQP from the coding sequence ATGGTCACGCGACATCCCGCGACGGCGGAGATCAGGATCGAGGACGTGCTCAGCGCGCTGGGCAACCCGATCCGGCTCAACATCGCGCGCCTGCTGGCGGTCGGCGGCGAGCACGCGTGCGGTCTCGTCGGCACCCGGCTCGACACCGAGGTCACGAAGTCGACGCTCACCCACCACTGGCGCGTGCTGCGGGACTGCGGTGTCATCCGGCAGCGCCCGGCAGGCCGGGAGAACCTGCTTTCACTGCGGCGCAACGATCTCGACGACCGCTACCCCGGCCTGCTCGACTCGATCCTGCGCGGCGCCGACGCCGAAAACCCGGCCGTACCCGCACTGGCCGACACCGAACCCGCCCAACCGTGA
- a CDS encoding response regulator, whose translation MSAPFGVLIADDDHTIREALMAVLEEEPDLAVVAVACDADEAIALAREHAPDVAVLDLRMPRGGGEAAARGILECSPATRIMAFSAYDDGETVASLRGLGITDFVLKGAPNTEIIRTVRRLVS comes from the coding sequence GTGAGCGCCCCGTTCGGCGTGCTGATCGCCGACGACGACCACACGATCAGGGAAGCGCTGATGGCGGTGCTGGAGGAGGAACCCGATCTCGCGGTGGTCGCGGTCGCCTGCGACGCCGACGAAGCGATCGCGCTCGCCCGCGAACACGCGCCCGACGTGGCCGTGCTGGACCTGCGCATGCCGCGCGGCGGGGGCGAAGCGGCGGCCCGCGGCATCCTGGAATGCTCGCCCGCCACCAGGATCATGGCTTTCTCCGCCTACGACGACGGGGAGACCGTGGCGAGCCTGCGCGGCCTCGGCATCACCGACTTCGTCCTCAAGGGCGCACCGAACACGGAGATCATCCGGACCGTCCGCCGCCTCGTTTCCTGA
- a CDS encoding PAS domain-containing sensor histidine kinase: MTTMELDRDHPTPEDAEFRLLVEAVLDYGIFMLDPTGVIVSWNAGAQRIKGYTAAEIIGRHFSVFYPAEDNAAGKPDRELRIAEAEGRLEDEGWRVRQDGSRFWANVVITALFGDDGRLRGFGKVTRDMTERRNAERVLSERRQLLRHLVDAQEAERRRIAWDVHDDAIQAMVSVGMRLELLAGRLSREQAAEIGTVDDVVGEAVKRLRDLVSQLRPAALDQLGLGNAITAYLDDVVADWNLTYAFRNDLIGEPPRECAITVFRICQEALANVRKHAKASTVAIELSTVDQGVLARVRDDGIGMEVGAAWTKQGHFGMIEMRERAETAEGWWTVASTPGQGTTVEFWLPATPEPQP; this comes from the coding sequence ATGACCACCATGGAGCTCGACCGCGACCACCCCACGCCGGAAGACGCGGAGTTCCGGCTGCTCGTCGAAGCGGTGCTCGACTACGGCATCTTCATGCTGGACCCCACCGGGGTGATCGTGAGCTGGAACGCGGGCGCGCAGCGCATCAAGGGCTACACGGCCGCGGAGATCATCGGGCGACACTTTTCGGTGTTCTACCCTGCCGAGGACAACGCCGCGGGCAAGCCGGACCGCGAGCTGCGCATCGCGGAGGCGGAGGGCAGGCTCGAGGACGAGGGCTGGCGCGTTCGCCAGGACGGGTCGCGGTTCTGGGCGAACGTCGTGATCACCGCTCTGTTCGGGGACGACGGGAGGCTGCGCGGTTTCGGCAAGGTCACCAGGGACATGACCGAACGCCGCAACGCGGAACGGGTGCTGAGCGAACGGCGCCAGCTGCTGCGCCACCTCGTCGACGCGCAGGAGGCGGAACGCAGGCGCATCGCGTGGGACGTGCACGACGACGCGATCCAGGCGATGGTTTCGGTGGGGATGCGGCTCGAACTGCTCGCGGGCAGGCTGTCCCGCGAGCAGGCCGCCGAGATCGGCACCGTCGACGACGTCGTCGGGGAAGCGGTGAAGCGGCTGCGCGACCTGGTGTCGCAGCTGCGGCCCGCCGCGCTCGACCAGCTCGGCCTCGGCAACGCCATCACCGCCTACCTCGACGACGTGGTGGCCGACTGGAACCTGACGTATGCCTTCCGCAACGACCTCATCGGCGAACCCCCGCGCGAGTGCGCGATCACGGTGTTCCGGATCTGCCAGGAAGCACTGGCCAACGTGCGCAAGCACGCCAAGGCGAGCACGGTCGCGATCGAACTGTCCACAGTGGACCAAGGTGTGCTGGCGAGGGTGCGCGACGACGGGATCGGGATGGAGGTCGGCGCCGCGTGGACGAAACAAGGTCATTTCGGCATGATCGAGATGCGGGAACGGGCGGAGACGGCCGAAGGCTGGTGGACCGTGGCGAGCACACCGGGGCAGGGCACCACTGTCGAGTTCTGGCTGCCCGCGACGCCGGAGCCGCAGCCGTGA
- a CDS encoding dipeptidase — MTSLDRAKTLLDSAVLADGHNDLPWALRLKGGPDPVAAVGSADLAVHQPDLHTDLPKLREGRLGLQFWSVYVPCGFTGDSAVTAVLEQIEVVHQLVARYPDRLGLATSAAEAETVLRSGRIASLLGAEGGHSIAESLGVLRVLRRLGVRYLTLTHNYNTSWADSATDEPTHDGLTEFGKEVVAEMNRIGMLVDLSHVAASTMHAALDTTTAPVIFSHSSCRAVNDHPRNIPDDVLERLPGNGGVAMMTFVPGFIAPAVTAWDAELKVAMAAGGEDHRDLGARARFAKTWDGPEKPKATVSDVVAHIEHAREVVGIDHIGLGGDYDGVAELPVGLEDVSGYPALFAALLDRGWSDEDCAKLAGRNTLRVLRDTDVTR, encoded by the coding sequence ATGACCTCGCTCGACCGAGCCAAAACGCTGCTGGACTCCGCCGTACTCGCCGACGGGCACAACGATCTCCCGTGGGCGTTGCGCCTCAAGGGCGGTCCCGACCCGGTCGCGGCGGTGGGCTCGGCGGATCTCGCCGTGCACCAGCCCGATCTGCACACCGACCTGCCGAAACTGCGGGAGGGCAGGCTGGGCCTGCAGTTCTGGTCGGTGTACGTGCCGTGCGGGTTCACCGGGGACAGCGCGGTCACCGCGGTGCTCGAACAGATCGAGGTGGTGCACCAGCTCGTGGCGCGCTACCCGGACCGGCTCGGCCTCGCGACCTCGGCGGCGGAGGCCGAGACGGTGCTCCGCAGCGGCCGGATCGCCTCGCTGCTCGGCGCCGAGGGCGGGCACTCGATCGCCGAATCCCTCGGCGTGCTGCGCGTGCTGCGCCGCCTCGGGGTCCGATACCTGACCCTGACGCACAACTACAACACCTCGTGGGCCGATTCCGCCACCGACGAACCGACCCACGACGGGCTCACCGAGTTCGGGAAGGAGGTGGTGGCCGAGATGAACCGCATCGGCATGCTCGTGGACCTTTCCCACGTCGCGGCGAGCACCATGCACGCCGCGCTGGACACCACCACCGCGCCGGTGATCTTCAGCCATTCCTCGTGCCGCGCGGTCAACGACCACCCGCGCAACATCCCGGACGACGTGCTGGAGCGGCTGCCGGGGAATGGCGGTGTCGCGATGATGACCTTCGTGCCCGGTTTCATCGCGCCCGCGGTGACCGCGTGGGACGCCGAGCTGAAGGTCGCCATGGCCGCGGGCGGCGAGGACCACCGCGACCTCGGTGCCCGCGCGCGGTTCGCGAAGACCTGGGACGGCCCCGAAAAGCCGAAAGCGACGGTGTCCGACGTCGTCGCGCACATCGAGCACGCGCGCGAGGTCGTCGGCATCGACCACATCGGACTCGGCGGCGACTACGACGGGGTGGCGGAACTGCCGGTCGGGCTGGAAGACGTGTCGGGGTACCCGGCGCTGTTCGCGGCGCTGCTCGACCGCGGCTGGAGCGACGAGGACTGCGCGAAGCTGGCGGGCCGCAACACCCTCCGCGTGCTGCGCGACACCGACGTGACGCGGTGA
- a CDS encoding amidase, with amino-acid sequence MSGWEFATLREQVAALRSRTISATELLDLTIERIDRFDDKVNAVVVRDFDRARAAAALADAALARGEDGPLLGVPVAVKESLNMVGLPTTWGIPEAEGWEPAEDAALVTRTKAAGAILIGKTNVPHTLRDWQSYNDIYGTTGNPWDLTRSPGGSSGGSSAALAAGYVSLALGSDLAGSLRVPAHFCGIYAHKPSLPLLPDRGSVPPRVPALPAPPDLAVVGPMTRSAADLTMATLLLAGPDEVESVAYKLDLRPPRGEELDEFRVLVIDSHPLLPTSSVIRDGFDRIAQGLEKAGATVARHSELLPDLMLTAKTYLTLLASRFGADMPPEVHEAIRASLAEVTPGTETVDVMMRRGVVASHGEWIGADRARIGLAAAWRRLFAEFDVVLCPISPTPAFPHDHSDMGTRTIEIDGTAYPYDHHVLWPSVATLTGLPSTAAPIGRSPEGLPYGMQIVGPYLEDRTPLRFAELIEREFGGFTPPPGFA; translated from the coding sequence TTGTCTGGATGGGAATTCGCGACGCTGCGTGAGCAGGTGGCCGCGTTGCGCTCCAGGACCATCTCCGCGACCGAACTGCTCGACCTGACCATCGAGCGGATCGACAGGTTCGACGACAAGGTCAACGCCGTGGTGGTACGGGATTTCGACCGCGCCCGCGCCGCCGCGGCACTGGCCGACGCCGCGCTCGCGCGCGGTGAGGACGGCCCGCTGCTCGGCGTTCCGGTGGCGGTGAAGGAATCCTTGAACATGGTCGGCCTGCCGACCACCTGGGGTATTCCCGAAGCCGAGGGCTGGGAGCCTGCCGAGGACGCGGCACTGGTGACGCGCACCAAGGCCGCGGGCGCGATCCTCATCGGCAAGACCAACGTGCCGCACACCCTGCGGGATTGGCAGTCCTACAACGACATCTACGGCACCACCGGGAATCCCTGGGACCTGACCCGCTCCCCCGGTGGCTCGTCCGGTGGCTCGTCGGCCGCGCTCGCGGCGGGGTACGTCTCGCTCGCGCTCGGCTCCGACCTCGCCGGTTCGCTGCGGGTGCCGGCGCACTTCTGCGGTATCTACGCCCACAAGCCGTCACTGCCGCTGCTGCCGGACCGCGGCAGCGTGCCGCCGCGAGTACCCGCGCTGCCCGCCCCGCCGGACCTCGCCGTGGTCGGCCCGATGACGCGCAGCGCGGCCGACCTGACGATGGCGACCCTGCTGCTCGCCGGTCCCGACGAGGTGGAATCGGTCGCCTACAAGCTGGACCTGCGGCCGCCGCGCGGCGAGGAGCTGGACGAGTTCCGGGTGCTGGTCATCGACAGCCATCCGCTGCTGCCGACGTCCTCGGTCATCCGCGACGGTTTCGACCGGATCGCACAGGGGCTCGAAAAGGCCGGTGCCACCGTCGCCCGGCACAGCGAGCTGCTGCCCGATCTCATGCTGACGGCGAAGACCTACCTGACGCTGCTGGCGTCGCGGTTCGGCGCGGACATGCCGCCCGAAGTCCACGAAGCGATCCGAGCCTCGCTCGCCGAGGTCACGCCGGGCACCGAGACCGTCGACGTGATGATGCGCCGCGGAGTGGTGGCCAGCCACGGCGAGTGGATCGGCGCGGACCGCGCCCGCATCGGCCTCGCCGCCGCGTGGCGTCGCCTGTTCGCCGAATTCGACGTGGTGCTGTGCCCGATCAGCCCGACCCCGGCCTTCCCTCACGACCATTCGGACATGGGCACCCGCACGATCGAGATCGACGGGACCGCGTACCCGTACGACCACCACGTGCTCTGGCCGAGCGTCGCCACTCTGACCGGGCTGCCCTCGACCGCGGCCCCGATCGGACGTTCGCCGGAGGGCCTGCCCTACGGCATGCAGATCGTCGGCCCGTACCTCGAAGACCGCACCCCGCTGCGGTTCGCCGAGCTGATCGAGCGGGAGTTCGGCGGGTTCACGCCGCCTCCCGGGTTCGCGTGA
- a CDS encoding NAD-dependent protein deacetylase has translation MRTRPTLTWTPTGAPFPRTTSIAAVAEVLAAGRVVVLSGAGLSTESGIPDYRGESGSLRTHTPMTFDEFAGTATGRRRYWARSHLGWRTIARAHPNDGHRAVTALHAAGYVTGVITQNVDGLHQAAGTRPVVELHGSLDRVVCLGCRRTSAREDLDRRLRAANPDFEATATRINPDGDVDLPDDVVRGFRVVGCADCASGVLKPDVVFFGENVPRPRVDECYRMVDAADGLLVLGSSLTVMSGLRFVRHAAKAGKPVLIVNRGETRGDAHASVLVDLPLGAALTDLVALLGA, from the coding sequence GTGCGAACACGACCGACGCTGACCTGGACGCCGACGGGAGCACCGTTCCCGAGGACGACCAGCATCGCGGCGGTCGCGGAGGTGCTGGCGGCGGGCCGTGTGGTGGTGCTCAGCGGCGCCGGGCTGTCCACCGAGTCCGGGATTCCGGACTACCGCGGCGAATCCGGCAGCCTGCGCACGCACACCCCGATGACCTTTGACGAGTTCGCGGGCACCGCCACCGGTCGCCGCCGGTACTGGGCGCGCAGCCATCTCGGCTGGCGCACCATCGCCCGCGCCCATCCGAACGACGGGCACCGCGCCGTCACCGCGTTGCACGCCGCCGGGTACGTCACCGGGGTCATCACCCAGAACGTGGACGGGTTGCACCAGGCGGCGGGCACGCGGCCGGTGGTGGAGTTGCACGGCAGCCTGGACAGGGTGGTGTGCCTCGGCTGCCGCCGCACCAGCGCGCGCGAAGACCTCGACCGGCGGCTGCGGGCGGCGAACCCCGATTTCGAGGCGACGGCGACGCGGATCAACCCGGACGGCGACGTCGACCTGCCCGACGACGTGGTCCGCGGCTTCCGCGTCGTCGGCTGCGCGGACTGCGCGTCGGGTGTGCTCAAACCGGATGTGGTGTTCTTCGGGGAGAACGTGCCGCGCCCGCGGGTCGACGAGTGCTACCGGATGGTCGACGCGGCCGACGGCCTGCTGGTGCTCGGCTCGTCGTTGACGGTGATGTCCGGGCTGCGCTTCGTGCGCCACGCGGCCAAGGCGGGCAAGCCGGTGCTCATCGTCAACCGCGGCGAAACGCGGGGCGACGCGCACGCGTCGGTCCTCGTCGACCTTCCGCTCGGTGCCGCGCTGACCGATCTCGTCGCGCTGCTCGGTGCCTGA
- the srmL gene encoding PheS-related mystery ligase SrmL produces MPTPLSPAQLAADLAVRDLTEGVHAIRLAVRRTVEALATAWGCEVRWCRGDRIVTIADNYDNLGYASSDVTRDARYTRYVDETRMLRSHSSALVPAALRDLARRPADDVLLVCPGIVYRRDSLDRLHTGTPHQLDLWRLSRRAPMTGGDLDEMITTVLGALLPGAADRREPRVHPYTVAGRQVDVERGGEWVEVAECGLAHPAVLARAGLDGSWSGLAMGMGLDRIVMLVKEIPDIRLLRSPEPAVAVQMTDLAHYRPVSAMPPIRRDISLAVAADDAAEDLGDRVREALGPEAAAVESVGILQETPCHDLPPQALARLGADPHQKNVLVRIVLRHLHHTLSDREANTMRDRIYAALHQGSARQWTTTKPSGTKE; encoded by the coding sequence ATGCCCACCCCGCTTTCCCCTGCCCAGCTCGCCGCCGATCTCGCCGTCCGCGATCTCACCGAAGGCGTCCACGCGATCCGGCTCGCCGTCCGCCGCACCGTCGAAGCCCTCGCCACCGCGTGGGGCTGCGAGGTCCGGTGGTGCCGTGGCGACCGGATCGTCACGATCGCCGACAACTACGACAACCTCGGCTACGCGTCCTCCGACGTCACCCGCGACGCCCGGTACACCAGGTACGTCGACGAAACCCGGATGCTGCGCAGCCATTCGAGCGCGCTCGTCCCGGCCGCGCTGCGCGATCTCGCGCGACGGCCCGCCGACGACGTGCTGCTGGTGTGCCCCGGGATCGTCTACCGCCGGGATTCGCTCGACCGCCTGCACACCGGCACCCCGCACCAGCTCGACCTGTGGCGGCTTTCCCGCCGGGCGCCGATGACGGGCGGCGATCTCGACGAGATGATCACGACCGTGCTCGGCGCGCTGCTGCCCGGCGCCGCCGATCGACGGGAGCCGCGCGTCCACCCGTACACGGTGGCGGGCCGCCAGGTCGACGTCGAGCGGGGCGGCGAATGGGTCGAGGTGGCCGAATGCGGTCTCGCCCATCCCGCCGTGCTCGCGCGCGCCGGGCTCGACGGGTCGTGGAGCGGGCTCGCCATGGGCATGGGATTGGACCGGATCGTCATGCTGGTCAAGGAGATCCCGGACATCCGGCTGCTGCGCTCCCCCGAGCCCGCGGTCGCGGTGCAGATGACCGATCTCGCCCACTATCGCCCGGTGTCCGCGATGCCACCGATCCGACGCGACATCTCGCTCGCCGTCGCCGCCGACGATGCCGCGGAAGACCTCGGCGACCGCGTCCGAGAAGCACTCGGCCCTGAGGCGGCCGCGGTGGAATCCGTTGGAATACTCCAGGAAACGCCGTGCCACGACCTGCCGCCGCAAGCGCTGGCGCGGCTCGGCGCGGACCCGCACCAGAAGAACGTGCTCGTCCGGATCGTCCTGCGGCACCTGCACCACACGCTGTCCGACCGGGAAGCGAACACCATGCGGGACCGCATCTACGCCGCGCTGCACCAGGGCAGCGCACGGCAGTGGACGACTACGAAACCCAGTGGCACCAAGGAATAA
- a CDS encoding phosphoribosyltransferase family protein — translation MVGTRIFPDRPKAGERLAALLAPTEWHRPLVLGLARGGVPVAEPVARRLGAPLEVAVARKIGAPGHPEFAVGAVTASGPATYDDRILDKLGLTAADLSEAARRERAEAKRREELYRKDLAPEPRDERDLILVDDGLATGATATAAVRSLRAENPRAIVFAAPVCAPAAAEALLADADDVVCAAAPESFTAVGEWYYDFTQTTDEDVLAVLSETRGRP, via the coding sequence GTGGTGGGTACCCGGATCTTTCCCGATCGTCCGAAGGCGGGTGAACGCCTCGCGGCGCTGCTCGCGCCGACGGAATGGCATCGCCCGCTCGTGCTCGGGCTGGCCAGGGGCGGGGTCCCGGTGGCGGAGCCGGTCGCGCGCAGGCTCGGTGCCCCGCTCGAGGTCGCGGTGGCGCGCAAGATCGGCGCTCCAGGTCATCCCGAGTTCGCCGTCGGCGCCGTGACCGCGTCGGGTCCGGCGACCTACGACGACCGCATCCTCGACAAGCTGGGCTTGACCGCCGCCGACCTGAGCGAGGCGGCGCGCCGCGAACGCGCCGAGGCGAAGCGGCGCGAGGAGCTGTACCGGAAGGACCTGGCGCCGGAACCCCGGGACGAGCGCGACCTGATCCTGGTCGACGACGGGCTCGCCACCGGCGCCACCGCGACCGCGGCGGTGCGGTCCCTCCGCGCGGAGAACCCGCGTGCGATCGTGTTCGCCGCACCGGTGTGCGCGCCCGCCGCCGCGGAAGCCCTGCTCGCCGACGCGGACGACGTGGTGTGCGCGGCCGCCCCGGAGTCCTTCACCGCGGTCGGCGAGTGGTACTACGACTTCACGCAAACCACCGACGAGGACGTGCTGGCCGTGCTCAGCGAAACTCGCGGACGACCTTGA
- a CDS encoding MarR family winged helix-turn-helix transcriptional regulator, whose product MSAETPDVALAEVVARLRRAMRRAARNADPSNTLSVAQLELLSCLAENPGAGPSRLAHVLRLAPNSVTTMVNGLRARELVTRTSGEDDRRTVALELTGQGREAVRRWHGHNAEILETAMARLHPAWQHLLTAALPALHQLVGAIDDLAEDERR is encoded by the coding sequence ATGAGCGCCGAAACGCCCGATGTGGCGCTCGCCGAGGTCGTCGCGCGGCTGCGGCGGGCGATGCGCCGCGCGGCCCGCAACGCCGATCCGTCGAACACGCTGTCCGTCGCGCAGCTCGAACTGCTTTCCTGCCTGGCGGAAAACCCCGGCGCGGGGCCGAGCAGGCTCGCGCACGTGCTCCGGCTCGCTCCGAACTCCGTCACCACCATGGTCAACGGGCTGCGCGCGCGTGAACTGGTCACCCGCACCAGCGGCGAGGACGACCGGCGCACGGTCGCGCTGGAACTGACCGGGCAAGGCCGCGAGGCGGTGCGCCGGTGGCACGGTCACAACGCGGAAATCCTGGAAACCGCGATGGCGCGCCTGCATCCCGCCTGGCAGCACCTGCTGACCGCGGCGCTGCCCGCGCTGCACCAGCTCGTCGGTGCGATCGACGATCTCGCCGAGGACGAGCGCCGGTAG
- a CDS encoding MFS transporter translates to MAALVERARPRAVREHPRAGWFAVGAVCFGAFMGQLDASIVTLTFPALQREFAHPMAAVEWVSLAYLLTLVGLLAAVGRIADAAGRKLTYGHGFAVFTAASVACGLAPSLGWLIAFRVVQAVGAAMLQANSVALVVTSVPKAKMRAALGVQAAAQALGLALGPTVGGLLVTTAGWRWVFLVNVPVGIIGLVAGRYLLPRTRERTPLGRFDTGGVVLLATASTAILLALSVLSGLDFPSWSAAALALVGIAAAAGFARREAKAANPVVCLKMLRAPVVALGLTGALCGYLVLFGPLTLLPQVLGAGVGLVLTCLPAGFAVAAVAADRVLPSKLGTRGRVLLGAAASVAGCSALVFTVHSGALAGVSLFVLGLGLGVFIPANNSAIMGAIPARSSAAGGGLVNMARGLGTALGVALVTLCLHAGGAAGTALALGVLAAAAVVAGATGFAGAKVLV, encoded by the coding sequence GTGGCGGCGCTCGTCGAACGCGCCCGGCCGCGCGCGGTGCGCGAACACCCGAGGGCGGGGTGGTTCGCGGTCGGCGCCGTCTGCTTCGGGGCGTTCATGGGCCAGCTCGACGCGAGCATCGTCACGCTCACCTTCCCCGCGCTGCAGCGCGAGTTCGCCCATCCGATGGCCGCCGTCGAGTGGGTGTCGCTGGCCTACCTGCTGACCCTGGTCGGGTTGCTCGCGGCGGTCGGCAGGATCGCCGACGCCGCGGGCCGCAAGCTCACCTACGGCCACGGGTTCGCGGTCTTCACCGCCGCTTCCGTCGCCTGCGGGCTCGCCCCGTCACTCGGCTGGCTGATCGCGTTCCGGGTGGTGCAGGCCGTCGGCGCGGCGATGTTGCAGGCGAACAGCGTGGCACTGGTCGTCACGAGCGTGCCGAAGGCGAAGATGCGCGCCGCGCTGGGCGTGCAGGCGGCGGCGCAGGCGCTCGGGCTGGCGCTCGGCCCCACGGTCGGCGGCCTGCTCGTGACCACGGCGGGCTGGCGGTGGGTGTTCCTGGTGAACGTCCCGGTGGGGATCATCGGCCTGGTCGCGGGGCGTTACCTGCTGCCGAGGACGCGTGAGCGCACCCCGCTCGGCCGGTTCGACACCGGCGGTGTCGTGCTGCTGGCGACGGCGTCCACCGCGATCCTGCTCGCGCTGTCGGTGTTGTCTGGTTTGGACTTTCCGAGCTGGTCGGCCGCCGCGCTGGCCCTCGTCGGCATCGCCGCGGCGGCGGGGTTCGCGCGCCGCGAGGCCAAAGCGGCGAATCCCGTGGTGTGCCTGAAGATGCTGCGCGCTCCGGTGGTCGCGCTCGGCCTGACCGGCGCGTTGTGCGGGTACCTCGTGCTGTTCGGGCCGCTGACCCTGCTGCCGCAGGTGCTCGGCGCCGGGGTCGGGCTGGTGCTGACATGCCTTCCCGCCGGATTCGCGGTCGCCGCCGTGGCCGCGGATCGGGTGCTGCCCTCGAAGCTCGGCACCCGGGGCAGGGTTCTGCTCGGCGCGGCGGCGAGCGTCGCGGGATGTTCGGCGCTCGTGTTCACGGTGCATTCCGGTGCGCTCGCTGGCGTGTCGCTGTTCGTACTCGGCCTCGGTTTGGGAGTGTTCATCCCGGCGAACAACTCGGCGATCATGGGAGCGATCCCGGCGCGCAGCTCGGCGGCCGGGGGAGGGCTGGTGAACATGGCGCGCGGACTCGGCACCGCGCTCGGCGTCGCATTGGTGACGCTGTGCCTGCACGCGGGCGGGGCCGCGGGCACCGCGCTCGCGCTCGGTGTGCTCGCCGCGGCGGCCGTGGTCGCGGGTGCTACGGGGTTCGCGGGCGCGAAGGTCCTGGTATGA
- a CDS encoding RNA-binding S4 domain-containing protein — translation MSAVESTRVDRWLWAVRLTKTRPDAAAACRGGHVRVNDRPAKPATTVSPGDEIRARVGQTTRIVEVVRVIQKRVGAADAATCFIDRTPAPPSETSAPVARRERGAGRPTKRERRVLDKFRAAQR, via the coding sequence ATGTCGGCTGTGGAGTCCACCCGAGTGGACCGCTGGCTGTGGGCGGTCCGGCTGACCAAGACGCGGCCCGACGCCGCCGCGGCCTGCCGCGGCGGGCACGTGCGCGTCAACGACCGGCCGGCCAAACCGGCGACCACCGTGTCACCCGGTGACGAGATCCGCGCCCGCGTCGGCCAGACCACCCGGATCGTCGAAGTGGTGCGGGTGATCCAGAAACGGGTCGGCGCCGCCGACGCCGCCACCTGCTTCATCGACCGGACACCCGCCCCGCCGTCGGAGACTTCGGCCCCCGTCGCCCGGCGCGAACGCGGCGCCGGACGCCCGACGAAGCGCGAGCGCCGCGTCCTCGACAAGTTCCGCGCCGCGCAGCGCTAG